In one window of Pseudobdellovibrionaceae bacterium DNA:
- a CDS encoding type II toxin-antitoxin system RelE/ParE family toxin yields MPLVVKRREAVYYKTTCGKEPVYDYLKRLEDPVGRAKIQIKISRAERGNFGQEGKGYRHIEGDIWELKVDCGPGYRVYFALDRDELILLLAVGDKRSQGLDIKKAQKYWAGYKSRKWK; encoded by the coding sequence ATGCCTTTAGTGGTTAAGCGGCGCGAAGCCGTGTACTACAAGACAACGTGCGGTAAAGAGCCTGTTTATGATTACCTGAAGAGGCTGGAGGATCCTGTTGGGCGGGCGAAGATTCAAATTAAAATTTCTAGGGCTGAGCGTGGAAATTTTGGGCAAGAAGGGAAAGGATACCGCCATATAGAAGGAGACATTTGGGAGCTGAAAGTTGATTGTGGGCCAGGGTATAGGGTGTATTTCGCACTGGACAGGGACGAGCTGATTTTGTTGCTGGCTGTCGGAGATAAAAGGTCTCAAGGTTTAGACATAAAAAAAGCTCAAAAATACTGGGCAGGTTATAAGTCTAGGAAATGGAAATGA
- a CDS encoding helix-turn-helix transcriptional regulator — translation MALLNENLIPVPDISFPRERTKVVSASSYTTTYYKLDYNLMYFQREHAWTPGTREVDAFGRVWSLAITNLASGTLAAHRKGRRIELAGLMGIFIPPFSIVEWEINKDFIVWQGYLSESEIPSDLPSEPVAFPWRGPLPVSLDQVFAHVRESENKIAVGKLETPSKLAKRTRQLMTQNIWEPLSIKDISESLGCSHAAMTRAFKKAYGITPVGYRNKMRIFDAAGMLALYDQAVNHTAHALGFKHLRQFNKQFKRYVNAAPSQYRGPDQ, via the coding sequence ATGGCCTTATTGAACGAAAATCTAATTCCGGTTCCTGATATTTCTTTTCCCAGGGAGCGAACAAAAGTGGTGAGTGCCTCTTCCTACACCACCACATACTATAAATTGGATTACAACTTGATGTACTTTCAACGTGAGCACGCCTGGACACCTGGCACCCGAGAAGTGGATGCCTTTGGCCGCGTGTGGAGCCTGGCCATTACAAATTTAGCAAGCGGCACACTGGCTGCCCACCGAAAAGGCCGACGCATTGAACTTGCAGGCCTCATGGGAATTTTTATCCCGCCCTTTTCTATTGTAGAGTGGGAGATCAACAAAGACTTTATTGTATGGCAAGGCTATCTCTCTGAATCAGAGATCCCCTCGGACCTCCCCTCTGAGCCTGTGGCGTTTCCATGGCGGGGCCCCTTGCCTGTGAGTTTAGATCAGGTGTTTGCTCATGTGCGAGAAAGCGAAAACAAAATTGCCGTTGGAAAACTAGAAACTCCATCGAAGTTAGCCAAACGCACTCGTCAATTAATGACTCAGAATATCTGGGAGCCACTTTCCATTAAAGACATTTCAGAGTCGCTAGGCTGCAGTCACGCCGCTATGACTCGAGCCTTTAAAAAAGCCTATGGCATCACTCCCGTTGGCTATCGAAACAAAATGCGAATTTTTGATGCGGCCGGGATGCTCGCCCTTTACGATCAAGCGGTCAATCACACGGCCCATGCGCTGGGATTTAAACACCTCAGACAATTTAACAAGCAGTTTAAACGATATGTAAATGCAGCCCCATCCCAATACCGCGGGCCCGACCAATAA
- a CDS encoding DUF2892 domain-containing protein, whose protein sequence is MKKNIHPIERIVRVVAGLALISMAFIGPQNLWFLLGLVPLATGLMGWCPPYALLGISTCPSKGSGAPSDN, encoded by the coding sequence ATCAAAAAAAATATTCATCCCATTGAACGAATTGTACGAGTTGTAGCAGGACTAGCTTTAATCAGCATGGCTTTTATTGGACCTCAAAATCTTTGGTTTTTGCTAGGCCTAGTCCCTTTGGCCACAGGTCTAATGGGATGGTGTCCCCCCTATGCACTTCTAGGCATATCCACCTGCCCCAGCAAGGGCTCTGGGGCTCCCTCCGACAACTAG
- a CDS encoding putative zinc-binding metallopeptidase: MPLANSDLLNLRFKDLGLNLSHSPMLKWINDVEKELSVHGLHFKPHYWIADEWFVADGIAGVAIPFYLFHPALTRLHKSQGYEVEGCTEIQFKKLLRHELGHAIDNAFGLRRSKKRQRLFGLTSTHYPTSYHPKLHSRHYVRHLNSGYAQAHPDEDWAETFAVWLNPRSNWKERYKNWPALKKLQLVDELMHSLRGLKVKRRDQNTVGDVSHSNKRLKEFYQLQKSQKSINQCGYLKKLVPQVFVSTTSRDENVQTLKFLKSHRRSLCQSVARRTGYHQYQIDFILKDLITTCQSQNLRLPYPQKQSKILVVGALSKWVPRVIERGHPSVPM; encoded by the coding sequence TTGCCTCTCGCAAATTCAGACTTGCTGAATCTCAGATTCAAAGACCTGGGTCTTAATCTCAGCCATAGCCCCATGTTGAAGTGGATCAACGATGTGGAAAAAGAACTCTCGGTTCATGGGCTTCATTTTAAACCTCACTACTGGATTGCAGATGAGTGGTTTGTGGCCGACGGTATTGCAGGTGTGGCCATTCCGTTTTACCTCTTTCATCCTGCACTCACTCGTCTACACAAGTCTCAAGGATACGAAGTCGAGGGTTGTACAGAAATTCAGTTTAAAAAACTTTTACGACACGAGCTGGGTCACGCCATTGATAATGCCTTTGGCCTTCGCCGATCAAAAAAACGACAACGTCTATTTGGCCTGACATCCACGCACTACCCCACATCTTATCATCCAAAGCTTCACTCACGGCATTATGTTCGACACCTAAACAGTGGCTATGCGCAAGCTCACCCCGACGAAGACTGGGCTGAAACATTTGCTGTTTGGCTAAATCCTCGTTCGAACTGGAAGGAACGCTATAAAAATTGGCCGGCGCTCAAAAAACTTCAACTTGTTGATGAACTCATGCATTCCCTTCGAGGTTTAAAAGTCAAACGCCGGGACCAAAACACAGTAGGTGATGTTTCTCACAGCAACAAAAGACTCAAAGAATTTTACCAGCTACAGAAGAGTCAAAAATCAATAAATCAGTGTGGGTATCTGAAAAAACTTGTCCCGCAGGTCTTTGTCTCGACCACTTCCCGCGACGAAAATGTCCAAACCCTGAAGTTTTTAAAATCCCACCGCAGATCCCTTTGCCAAAGTGTGGCTCGACGAACGGGCTATCACCAGTACCAAATTGATTTTATTTTGAAGGATCTCATTACAACCTGCCAGTCGCAAAATCTTCGCTTGCCCTACCCCCAGAAGCAGTCAAAAATATTGGTCGTGGGGGCTCTTAGCAAATGGGTGCCGCGAGTCATTGAACGCGGGCACCCCTCTGTTCCCATGTAA
- a CDS encoding ATP-grasp domain-containing protein: MRILLLLHSDLVPPEKVKDESTVDWNNTPWTTEYDVYQALRRLGHNVQVLGVYEDLKVIRETLQEFRPSIIFNLLEEFKGEAIFDQNVVSYLELLGFPYTGCNPKGLILARDKALSKKILSFHKINSPKFQVLPKNQKKKAITIKDFPVIVKCLNEEASLGLSQASVVSSSKKVRERAEFIHDKFNTDAIAEEFIEGREFFVGVFGNYRLTVLPPWELYFLDSDTPKKEFYSTQAKYNEKYRQRKGIGTGPAKIENALALELQKVARRTYKALGLSGYARIDLRVSESGKIYVLEANPNPDIAKNDDFAASAQAFGLKYDNLIQKILLLGKKWSP, translated from the coding sequence ATGCGAATCTTGCTACTGCTTCACTCAGACCTAGTTCCTCCGGAAAAGGTTAAGGATGAAAGCACTGTAGATTGGAACAACACACCCTGGACCACCGAGTATGATGTCTATCAGGCATTGCGTCGACTTGGTCACAATGTTCAGGTTCTGGGCGTTTATGAAGACCTAAAGGTCATTCGTGAGACTTTACAAGAATTTCGTCCCTCGATAATTTTTAATTTACTTGAAGAGTTTAAGGGCGAGGCCATTTTTGACCAAAATGTCGTCAGCTATCTTGAACTTCTTGGATTTCCCTACACGGGATGCAATCCCAAGGGACTCATATTGGCTCGAGACAAAGCCTTGTCTAAAAAAATTCTTAGCTTCCACAAAATAAACTCTCCTAAATTTCAGGTATTGCCAAAAAACCAAAAGAAAAAAGCAATTACCATTAAGGATTTTCCAGTCATAGTGAAGTGCCTGAATGAAGAAGCGTCTTTGGGACTGTCGCAGGCGTCCGTGGTCAGTAGTTCTAAAAAAGTGAGAGAGCGGGCTGAGTTCATCCATGATAAATTCAATACTGACGCCATAGCTGAGGAATTTATTGAAGGTCGCGAATTTTTTGTGGGTGTATTTGGCAACTATCGCCTTACAGTGCTGCCCCCTTGGGAACTCTACTTTTTAGATTCGGATACTCCAAAGAAAGAGTTCTATTCTACTCAGGCCAAATACAATGAAAAATACCGACAACGAAAAGGCATTGGCACTGGACCGGCAAAAATTGAAAACGCGCTGGCCCTGGAGCTTCAAAAAGTGGCTCGCAGAACATACAAAGCTTTAGGATTGAGTGGCTACGCCAGAATCGACCTGCGCGTCAGTGAATCTGGTAAGATCTATGTGTTAGAAGCCAACCCCAACCCTGATATCGCAAAAAACGATGACTTTGCCGCCAGCGCCCAGGCCTTTGGTCTAAAATATGATAATCTAATTCAAAAAATTCTGCTTCTCGGCAAAAAGTGGTCCCCCTAA
- a CDS encoding acyltransferase: MDPKDSDNLKNHKRREDLDSVTTDLKGYKGVFELLLRRFRGLLHLAMMLPLYMVGSACLGLAATPGVMFFSWAHRFSAHWGPFLKYPWLGFSLAASYFIYGLTLITVIPLLNRLTVGSLKAWRGPYYSAASFKWYLHNAFTYLVRYTFLEFVTPSPLNIFYFRQMGMKIGYGTQINSAHISDPSLISIGNKVTIGGSATIVAHYGAGGFLVIAPTIIGDKATIGLRATIMGGVEIGNNAKVLPNSVVLPKTKIPDGEIWGGVPAVPLDKKSLTHLRNSA; this comes from the coding sequence ATGGACCCTAAGGATAGCGACAATTTAAAAAATCACAAAAGACGAGAAGACCTCGATTCTGTCACCACAGATTTAAAGGGGTACAAAGGCGTTTTTGAACTACTGCTTCGGCGATTTCGAGGCCTCTTGCACCTAGCGATGATGTTGCCTCTTTATATGGTGGGCAGTGCTTGCCTTGGCCTTGCTGCTACTCCTGGAGTGATGTTCTTTTCTTGGGCCCACCGTTTTTCAGCCCATTGGGGACCTTTTTTAAAATACCCATGGTTGGGGTTTAGTCTTGCCGCTAGTTACTTTATCTATGGCCTAACACTCATTACCGTCATTCCCCTTTTGAATCGACTGACTGTGGGGTCTCTGAAGGCCTGGCGCGGTCCCTATTATTCGGCAGCCTCTTTTAAGTGGTATCTGCACAACGCTTTCACCTATCTGGTGCGCTATACGTTTTTAGAATTTGTAACTCCCTCGCCGCTCAATATTTTTTATTTTCGACAAATGGGGATGAAGATTGGCTATGGCACCCAGATCAACTCCGCTCATATCTCAGACCCTTCGCTGATCTCAATTGGAAATAAAGTGACCATCGGTGGGTCGGCTACCATTGTGGCCCACTATGGTGCTGGTGGATTTTTAGTGATCGCACCTACAATCATTGGCGACAAGGCCACCATTGGCCTTCGCGCCACTATCATGGGTGGCGTAGAAATTGGTAACAACGCCAAAGTTCTCCCTAACTCTGTGGTTCTTCCTAAAACAAAAATACCTGATGGTGAGATTTGGGGAGGCGTTCCGGCAGTCCCCCTCGACAAAAAAAGCCTCACCCATTTACGAAATTCGGCCTGA
- the pheA gene encoding chorismate mutase — MGDIKILRQQIDDIDKQLLRLLNERAQLSIQIGTLKNTEGHAIYDDGREMQILNRLQMLNKGPLENSDVVSVFQSIMQGSRKLQENLSSKKRASNPFPFQTVGIFGWGVMGASLGKALLNFDANIKIKAFDPNLRLHHSSILACETADDLLHCDLIVLAAPISANIEFLKKQGEKIASETLVIDLGSTKASTLNAYNSLSKKSFSFVGGHPLAGSPESGAPFSDPYLFKEKYFILVSENEAAIDLAQTVVEAVQAKPITLNAEDHDHILALSSHWPHLLALALSGVAEKNHLLDRPQLFPKSFRQFLKLAASNEDIWVDIFCDNSSEILSLATELEQQIRTLTEAIKNQDRHYLLKTFALSKYLNNRLGEKDDDHRTKEKDRTKTVA, encoded by the coding sequence ATGGGTGATATCAAAATCTTAAGGCAACAGATTGATGACATTGACAAGCAGCTGCTTCGTCTACTCAACGAACGTGCCCAGCTCTCAATTCAAATCGGTACATTGAAAAACACTGAAGGCCACGCGATTTATGATGATGGCAGAGAGATGCAGATTTTAAACCGACTGCAAATGCTCAATAAAGGGCCACTGGAAAACTCTGACGTGGTTTCTGTTTTTCAATCAATCATGCAAGGCTCGCGAAAACTTCAAGAAAACTTGTCTTCAAAAAAAAGAGCGTCAAACCCTTTTCCGTTTCAGACAGTGGGAATATTCGGATGGGGAGTCATGGGAGCTTCCCTTGGCAAAGCCCTATTAAACTTTGACGCCAACATAAAAATCAAAGCGTTTGATCCGAACTTACGTCTTCATCACTCCAGCATCCTTGCGTGTGAGACCGCCGATGACCTACTCCACTGCGACCTCATTGTACTCGCTGCGCCCATTAGCGCTAACATTGAATTTCTTAAAAAACAGGGCGAAAAGATTGCATCGGAAACCTTGGTGATAGATCTCGGCAGCACCAAGGCCTCCACTTTGAATGCCTATAATTCTCTTTCTAAAAAATCTTTCTCTTTTGTTGGGGGGCATCCTTTGGCTGGATCGCCTGAATCGGGCGCCCCATTTTCGGACCCCTATTTGTTTAAAGAAAAGTATTTCATTCTGGTAAGCGAAAATGAGGCCGCCATCGATCTAGCACAAACGGTGGTTGAAGCTGTTCAGGCAAAACCGATCACGCTGAATGCTGAAGATCACGACCACATATTGGCACTCAGTAGCCATTGGCCCCACCTTTTAGCGCTGGCCCTATCTGGCGTGGCTGAAAAAAACCATCTGCTCGATCGGCCCCAACTGTTTCCAAAATCCTTTCGTCAGTTTCTTAAACTTGCGGCTTCAAACGAAGACATTTGGGTGGACATATTCTGCGACAACAGCTCCGAAATTTTGTCACTGGCCACTGAATTAGAACAACAAATTCGCACACTCACTGAAGCCATCAAAAATCAAGATCGTCACTATTTATTGAAAACATTTGCCCTATCAAAATACTTAAATAATCGTTTAGGAGAAAAAGACGATGATCATCGTACTAAAGAAAAAGACCGAACAAAAACAGTTGCATAA
- the aroF gene encoding 3-deoxy-7-phosphoheptulonate synthase, translating into MIIVLKKKTEQKQLHKVLDKIAALGSNPHVVEGRDQITISLIGNTEKISLTDFGGLEGIESVVRISKPYKLAAIEARGQRTVLDVGGCKIGDGHFVSMAGPCSVESREQTLRIAREVKKSGAQFLRGGAFKPRSSPYSFQGLGKEGLDILKEARDETGLLVISEAMDSANLNMVAEYVDIVQVGARNMQNFSFLKDLGQIKKPVMLKRGMSATIEEWLMAAEYIMAQGNDQVILCERGIRTFDNKFARNTLDLNAVPVLRQLTHLPIIVDPSHGTGLRHLVSPMALASMAAGADGVIVEVHDRPQEALSDGPQALLPSDFELLMRQFRQLSSVMNLEMPTSDDKYNSVA; encoded by the coding sequence ATGATCATCGTACTAAAGAAAAAGACCGAACAAAAACAGTTGCATAAGGTTTTAGATAAAATAGCAGCATTGGGCTCTAACCCCCATGTGGTTGAAGGGCGCGATCAAATAACCATCAGCCTCATCGGGAATACTGAAAAAATCAGCTTGACTGATTTCGGCGGCCTTGAGGGCATTGAGTCTGTGGTGCGAATTTCAAAGCCTTACAAGTTGGCTGCCATCGAGGCTCGTGGACAGCGAACAGTGCTCGACGTGGGCGGATGCAAAATTGGCGATGGACATTTTGTCAGCATGGCTGGCCCCTGTTCCGTAGAAAGTCGAGAGCAAACATTACGAATTGCCAGAGAAGTAAAAAAATCCGGGGCCCAATTTTTGCGTGGCGGAGCATTTAAGCCAAGAAGTTCCCCCTATTCATTTCAAGGACTTGGCAAGGAAGGTCTAGATATTCTAAAAGAAGCCCGCGATGAAACTGGCCTTCTTGTCATATCTGAGGCCATGGATTCAGCCAACCTAAACATGGTCGCTGAGTATGTGGACATTGTACAAGTGGGCGCAAGAAACATGCAAAACTTCTCGTTTTTAAAAGATCTTGGTCAAATTAAGAAACCGGTGATGTTAAAGCGGGGTATGTCTGCAACCATTGAAGAATGGCTTATGGCGGCTGAATATATCATGGCCCAAGGCAACGACCAGGTCATACTCTGTGAACGCGGAATTCGTACATTTGACAACAAATTTGCACGAAACACTCTGGACCTCAATGCAGTTCCAGTGTTGCGACAACTCACTCACTTGCCAATTATTGTTGACCCCAGCCACGGCACGGGCCTCAGACATCTTGTAAGCCCAATGGCCTTGGCTTCGATGGCAGCTGGCGCTGATGGAGTTATCGTTGAAGTTCACGACCGCCCCCAAGAGGCTCTATCGGATGGTCCCCAGGCCCTTTTGCCCAGTGACTTTGAACTTCTCATGCGACAGTTTCGGCAGCTCTCTTCTGTCATGAACCTTGAAATGCCCACAAGTGATGACAAATACAACTCCGTGGCTTAA
- a CDS encoding 3-dehydroquinate synthase — translation MHRFVQSQIHYLKTLPAPSQVAANGLLIFDRQIYQKNPKVRSWIDKWSYKYGVNAGERLKDLDFFAEHMKQILKKIDGISHKDLTIVCIGGGSVGDFSGFVASTLKRGLRFMQIPSTWLAAIDSSHGGKTALNVGHAKNQIGTFYPAQDIFIVESLLSAQPASLTVDGLAELTKIAFLDRKPWTKTFLSSSLKNQKLIFRFLKPGIQAKWDVVNKDPFEQTGHRRILNLGHSLGHILELHHGLSHGKSVALGLHFSLLWSHKLGLLKDSEFNRLKMFLDKQLPVEMILKQRKLPPLSKAQFLKLASKDKKASLHKKFYFIFLKKLGTPFQQEVSLQKFYLEAKRQGWAK, via the coding sequence ATGCATAGATTTGTCCAAAGTCAGATTCACTATTTAAAGACACTTCCGGCCCCCTCTCAGGTGGCTGCCAATGGCCTTTTGATATTTGACCGGCAGATCTATCAGAAAAATCCAAAGGTTCGGTCTTGGATTGATAAATGGTCCTACAAATATGGCGTTAACGCCGGTGAAAGACTGAAAGACTTGGATTTTTTTGCAGAACATATGAAACAGATACTCAAGAAAATCGATGGCATTTCGCATAAAGATCTCACCATTGTCTGCATCGGCGGGGGTTCAGTGGGGGATTTTTCTGGCTTTGTGGCCAGCACGCTTAAAAGAGGCTTGCGTTTTATGCAGATCCCTTCCACGTGGCTGGCCGCCATTGACTCTTCCCATGGCGGGAAAACAGCTCTCAATGTGGGCCATGCAAAAAACCAAATTGGAACTTTCTATCCTGCGCAAGATATTTTTATTGTAGAATCCTTACTTTCGGCACAGCCAGCATCACTCACTGTCGATGGACTAGCTGAACTTACAAAAATTGCATTTCTTGATAGAAAACCATGGACCAAAACATTTTTATCAAGCTCCCTTAAAAATCAAAAGTTAATATTTCGTTTTCTAAAACCCGGTATTCAAGCCAAATGGGACGTGGTCAACAAAGATCCCTTCGAACAAACAGGACACCGGAGGATCTTGAATCTCGGCCACTCTTTGGGACATATTCTGGAGTTGCACCACGGTTTATCACACGGAAAATCTGTCGCCTTGGGACTGCATTTTTCTCTACTGTGGAGCCATAAGCTGGGTCTACTGAAAGATAGCGAATTCAACCGATTGAAAATGTTTTTAGACAAACAACTCCCCGTTGAAATGATTTTAAAACAACGAAAGTTGCCTCCCCTAAGTAAAGCTCAGTTTTTAAAGTTAGCCAGCAAAGATAAAAAAGCATCGTTGCATAAAAAGTTTTATTTTATTTTTTTAAAAAAGTTGGGCACCCCCTTTCAGCAAGAAGTTTCTTTACAAAAATTCTACCTGGAGGCTAAACGGCAAGGATGGGCCAAATGA
- a CDS encoding 3-phosphoshikimate 1-carboxyvinyltransferase encodes MKKFSYKGVIPASKSLMNRALICGRYKVGMEVLGHSNCDDVAKMRLGLAGLSAGQPMDCGSAGTTLRFLALAASRVPGTHRLTGSDRLFSRPQRQLMDVIQLLGVKSYLDGDTTLVIESSGWINPQKPIHVDRSVSSQFASGLLINAWNLPFELKIEWGPNLVSDGYWKMTVEMVRQLGMTLTDYPQGLVVGKNQSISEDAIKYVVESDFSSAFAVAALAVVGGEAQLAQFPNPSLQPDKEFIAILKSMNVPMSEQGATFTVGKQTHLKPVRWDLVNCPDLFPVLSVLCALADGTSELYGAPHLVHKESNRLRKSADLVEAMGRTVEVKSDGMLIHGRTERDFTLKPMLKFDTDEDHRLAFAAAVAQLAGLPVEILKPDVVNKSFPEFWDIYHSGQDPGGN; translated from the coding sequence ATGAAGAAGTTCTCCTATAAGGGAGTTATTCCTGCCTCAAAATCATTGATGAACCGCGCCCTCATTTGCGGTCGATATAAAGTAGGTATGGAAGTCCTCGGGCACTCCAATTGTGACGATGTCGCAAAAATGCGGCTCGGATTAGCTGGGCTGAGTGCGGGCCAACCCATGGACTGTGGCAGTGCGGGCACAACACTTCGTTTTTTAGCCTTGGCCGCATCAAGGGTTCCCGGCACTCACCGTCTTACCGGGAGCGATCGTTTGTTCTCAAGACCGCAGCGACAATTGATGGATGTCATTCAATTACTGGGTGTCAAGTCCTATTTAGATGGCGACACGACCCTTGTGATTGAAAGTTCTGGTTGGATCAATCCTCAAAAGCCCATTCATGTTGACCGCAGCGTTTCTAGTCAGTTTGCTTCAGGTCTTCTCATTAACGCTTGGAACTTGCCCTTTGAGCTAAAAATCGAATGGGGCCCGAACCTGGTCTCAGATGGTTATTGGAAAATGACGGTCGAGATGGTGCGCCAATTGGGCATGACGCTCACCGATTATCCACAAGGTCTAGTGGTTGGCAAAAACCAATCCATATCAGAAGATGCCATCAAGTATGTTGTTGAAAGCGACTTTTCATCGGCTTTCGCTGTGGCGGCCCTTGCTGTTGTGGGTGGAGAAGCTCAATTGGCTCAATTTCCCAATCCCAGTCTCCAACCCGACAAAGAGTTCATTGCCATTTTAAAGTCAATGAACGTCCCCATGAGTGAACAAGGGGCCACTTTCACGGTAGGCAAACAAACTCACTTAAAACCCGTTCGTTGGGATTTAGTAAATTGCCCAGATTTATTTCCGGTGTTGTCTGTGCTGTGCGCGTTAGCTGATGGCACTTCTGAGCTTTACGGCGCGCCTCACTTAGTTCATAAAGAATCAAATCGCCTAAGAAAATCAGCTGATTTGGTAGAGGCCATGGGTCGAACCGTTGAGGTGAAATCAGACGGTATGTTAATCCATGGGCGCACAGAAAGAGACTTCACTTTGAAACCCATGTTAAAATTCGACACCGATGAAGATCACCGCCTAGCATTTGCGGCAGCGGTGGCTCAATTAGCTGGCCTTCCTGTGGAAATTTTAAAACCCGATGTTGTAAACAAAAGTTTTCCTGAGTTTTGGGATATCTATCACTCGGGCCAAGACCCAGGGGGGAACTAA
- the aroC gene encoding chorismate synthase, with product MSASSWGSRFVVTTFGESHGMGLGAVIDGCPAGVVFDHDLLTNNLARRRPGQSHEGVTLVTDRNEQDQPQVLSGVFEGKTLGTPIAVVVQNQDQRSGDYEKIKNSPRPGHADDVWKGKFHHSDHRGGGRSSGRETLARVIAGSIAEMLVKQLSPKTQVVAWTSQVGPVALTKEEIHSSLKTQKNPKNIDAFAARLPHLEKSIEVKELLLAAKKDGKSYGGIADIFVINPPPHLGQPVFHKLKSDLAGAYMSIGATHGVELGYGFSASDAEGSQFHDPKNDDTHRYGGIRGGISTGEPIHFRVAFKPTATVLHHAQSGRHDPCIIPRAIPVLEAMTYMVLADHILWARQDRV from the coding sequence ATGTCAGCCAGTAGTTGGGGATCTCGTTTTGTTGTGACGACGTTTGGTGAAAGCCATGGGATGGGCCTTGGTGCCGTTATTGATGGCTGCCCTGCGGGCGTTGTATTTGACCATGACTTGTTAACAAATAATCTCGCTCGACGTCGCCCTGGACAATCCCATGAAGGTGTAACTCTGGTGACGGATCGAAACGAACAAGATCAGCCCCAAGTTCTTAGCGGCGTGTTTGAGGGCAAGACCCTTGGTACCCCCATTGCGGTGGTGGTTCAAAATCAAGACCAAAGATCCGGCGATTATGAAAAAATAAAAAATTCGCCTCGCCCAGGTCATGCTGATGATGTTTGGAAAGGTAAGTTTCACCACTCCGATCACCGAGGTGGGGGCCGATCTTCAGGCCGAGAAACTCTTGCCCGTGTGATTGCTGGATCCATAGCTGAAATGCTTGTTAAACAGCTGAGTCCAAAAACCCAAGTGGTGGCATGGACCAGCCAGGTTGGCCCCGTAGCGTTGACCAAAGAAGAGATTCATAGCTCATTAAAGACTCAAAAAAATCCAAAAAACATAGACGCCTTTGCCGCACGCCTACCCCACCTTGAAAAATCAATTGAAGTTAAAGAGCTGCTGCTTGCAGCAAAAAAAGATGGAAAAAGCTACGGAGGCATTGCCGATATCTTTGTTATAAACCCACCACCTCACTTAGGGCAGCCGGTATTTCACAAACTCAAAAGCGACTTGGCAGGAGCCTACATGAGCATTGGGGCCACCCACGGTGTAGAGTTGGGGTACGGATTTTCTGCCAGTGACGCTGAAGGATCGCAGTTTCATGACCCCAAAAATGACGACACCCACCGCTACGGAGGCATTCGAGGTGGGATTAGCACGGGAGAACCCATCCACTTTCGAGTGGCCTTTAAACCCACAGCAACCGTCTTGCATCATGCTCAATCGGGCCGCCATGACCCTTGCATTATCCCAAGAGCCATACCCGTTTTAGAGGCCATGACGTATATGGTCCTAGCCGACCACATCTTATGGGCCCGGCAAGATCGGGTGTAG
- a CDS encoding HEAT repeat domain-containing protein: MIKILPALVVAITPVAAMAAVPASKSTVAMALKLPFENRMSALKQQGGGAIKNLEEIAFSPNQNLQSRWRAITAIGQFGPKQSQPILAKALESKQWFMRNAATVALVHSDRSWALKKAKVLLDDPALVVRTAAVNAISKHNGSELSPFLWHKLYSAENYRNGKSLWVRRHIAKALVEMGGAGDEPKFIGLLKDKDESLHALAIQGLEKIMKHKTRAKDLKEKRRVWLAWWSRYS, encoded by the coding sequence ATGATAAAAATTCTACCTGCATTGGTCGTTGCCATAACCCCCGTCGCTGCGATGGCGGCAGTTCCGGCATCAAAGTCGACAGTAGCAATGGCTTTAAAGCTACCCTTTGAGAATCGTATGTCGGCCTTGAAACAACAAGGCGGCGGCGCAATTAAAAACCTTGAAGAGATCGCCTTTTCTCCAAACCAAAATTTGCAGTCTCGTTGGAGAGCCATCACCGCCATAGGTCAATTTGGTCCAAAGCAATCACAGCCCATTCTGGCAAAAGCTCTTGAAAGCAAACAGTGGTTTATGAGAAATGCCGCCACAGTGGCATTGGTTCATTCAGATCGTTCATGGGCGCTAAAAAAGGCAAAGGTGTTGTTAGACGACCCTGCTTTGGTTGTGAGAACCGCTGCCGTGAATGCAATTTCTAAGCACAACGGTAGCGAACTATCACCATTTTTATGGCATAAACTTTATAGTGCTGAAAACTACAGAAATGGAAAAAGTCTTTGGGTGCGTCGTCATATTGCAAAAGCGTTGGTAGAGATGGGTGGAGCTGGCGATGAGCCAAAGTTTATTGGCCTTTTAAAAGATAAAGATGAATCTCTTCATGCTCTAGCCATACAAGGCTTAGAGAAGATCATGAAGCACAAAACGCGGGCTAAAGATTTAAAAGAAAAGCGGCGAGTGTGGTTGGCCTGGTGGTCGAGATACAGCTAA